The genome window ATTCTTGGTTCTTACATGCAGAATTGCCCCTATTAAAAGAAAAGTTAATTCTTAGTGCAGGTATCCGCTATGACTGGTGGAAAAATTATGATGGCAGGTTTTATGACAATACCACTGGAAAGGAGATAGCTTTTAACTATCCAGAAAGCACTGAAGACCGCTGGTCTCCCAAGGCAGGATTGGTCTATCATTTAACAAAAGACACAAGGTTTAGAACATCCTTTGGAACGGGATTTAGAGCTCCAGACCTTTATAGTCTTTATAGGTCAGGTCCTCATGGGGCAGCGCTCTTTGAGATAGGAAACCCAGAACTTGAGCCTGAAAAGATGACCTATTCTATAGACTTTGGGTTTGATACAAAGCCTTTTTATGAATTATTTAAGATAGCTAGAGATTTCAATCTATCTTTTACTGCCTATTGGAGTGGTTTTAAGGACTTTATTACCAAGAAGGTTTTAGAACCAGATGAAATTCCTTCTTATTTTACACCTGAAGAAGGACAGGAAGTAAAACAAAAGGTAAATGTAGGGAAAGTGCATATTTATGGCATTGAAACTGAAATAGATTATACATTTTTAAAATATTTTAAAGTCAATGTTAATTATACATATAATGTTTCAAAAGTTGTAGAACATCCCTTAGCTCCTGAAATAGAAGGAAAATTACTTACTTATACGCCCAAGCACATAGTAAACTGGAGCATAATTTATGATAACCCCAAGTTATTTACTATAAGTCTATATTGCACCTATATGGGAAAGGTCTTTTATGATGAAGAGAATAAAAAGCCCATTGATGATTATGTAGTGGGTGATTTAAGAGTTTCCCGTATTATACCACTTCCAAAATATATGAGGGGTAAAATGGAAGCCTTTTTAAATGTGGATAATATCTGGGATGAAGAATATAGGCACTATTACTATTATTATCTTCCAGGCACCACTGTAATAGGCGGATTAAAATACACTTTTTAGGAATATGGGAGAGAACATAACTGAGAGGAGGATTTATCTATTTACTAACATTATTTATGCTTTTAAAGCCAATTTTACTATATAGCCAAACAAAAGAAAAGATTGTTATCACTGAAAAGGATATAAAAGAGATGAAGGTGCATAGTGTTGTAGATTTATTAAATCAGATTCCAGGGGTAAGGGCTACGAAGAACTCTGTTAATATAAGGGGTTTTGGTAGCAAAGAGGTTTTAGTACTCCTTGATGGAAGGCCTTTAAATGACCCCTATTCAAGAAGTGTTAATCTAGAAGGCATATCTATAAATGACATAGAAAAGATTGTCATTGAAAAGGGAAGTGGTGCATTAAAGTATGGAGCAAATGTCACAGGTGGTGTGATACTGATATTTACCAAAGAGGTAAAAAAGAAGACCACAGCCCATATGGATGTCTCTTATGGGAGATTTAACACATTAAGAGGTGAATTCAATCTTAGGTGCCCTTTAAAAATAATAGATGTTTTATTTTCTTTAAATGGCACTAGAACAGATGGGTTTCGTAAAAATGGATGGGGAAGGAATTTTGGGACAGCCATTAAATTAAAAAGAAATAAATTTACCCTTTCTACTCAATATGCTACATTAGATGAGGGGTATCCAGGCCGCATCTATTCTCCCACACCAAGGGCAAAATCTAAAAGAGATGATTTGGGCATTGTCTTTCTTGCCAATTTTGATAATTTAAAAAGCAGGTCTTATTTTGATTATTTTTACAAATCCCATAAAAATCCTGATATTTCCTTAGATAAAAATATGACCTGTTATGTTTTGGGACAGAGTTTACAAATTACCTCTCCTTTTAATGCTGGTATAGATAGCAGCCTTAACATAGTTAAAGGAAAAGATATTAAATCCCACAGAGAAGGTAATTTTGCCCTTTATAGATCAAAAGACGGGTCTTTTTTGGGGATTAATTTTGGTCTTGGCTTAAGAGCTGACTGGCATTCAGAGTTTGGTTTAAGAATTGACCCACAATTTAAGCTAAGTGGTAGATTTTTACCTATTGAATTTGAGCTCTTTATCAACCGCTCCCACAATTATCCTACTTTTTATCAGAGGTTTTATGAGACTACATTTATAAAAGGAAATCCTGACTTAGATATGGAGAAGGCATGGAATTATAAGCTTTGTCTATCTAGTAAGATAAACAAACTGTTTCAACCAAGTTTGACCTTTTTTTATAGCGATATAAAAGATAGAATTACTGCCATTAAAGGCAATGATGGCATTATAAGATATAAGAATCTAGGTTCTACAAGCAAAAAGGGTATTGAGACCACAATAAACTCTGAGATTTTTTCATTTTTATCCTTTAATGTAAGTTATCTTTTTCTCATAGCCAAGGATGAGAGAACTGACAAATTATTACCTTATCAGGCAAAGCATCAAATCCAATCAAACCTTTATTTGAAATTAACACCAGATTTGACTGTCACATTTCATGGATATTATGTCTCAAGGAGATTTTGCAAGCCAGAAGAAAAGGAACCTCTATCCCCATATTTTGTGCTTGATGCAAAGATTGCCTTTAAATTAAAAGACTGGGAGGCTTATATAGAAATAGACAATTTATTAGATAGATACTATGAGCCCCATGATGGTTACCCTGCCCCAGGCATAACCTATACATTTGGGATAGTAAGGGAATTTTAGATGAGAGAAAATAAATTTAAGGAGGAAACTATGGGGAATAAGAAGAGAAATATAATAAGTATAATTTTAGTAGTCCTTATAAGTCTGGTCATTGTCTCTATGGTAAAAACTCTGCGTGTAGTAAAATATGAAAGATTAGGTCTTAGAGAATATGAAAAGGGGAATTACAAGCAGGCAATAGAGTATTTTTCAAAAGCAATAGAATATAATCCAAATGATGCATTTTTATATAACAATCGAGGGCTAGCTTATTATAATTTGCAACAATATGATAAGGCAATTGCTGATTATACAAAGGCTATAGAGATAAAACCTAATTTTGCAGATGCTTATTATAATCGGGGTCTGGCATATTTCAGAAAAGGTTCCTCTTATAATCTTGAGCCGCGCAAAAAGGCAATTTCTGATTTTACTAAGGCAATAGAATTAAGACCAGATTTTGTAGATGCCTATTATAATAGAGCATTAGCTTACACTGAGCAAATTCACTACCATCATAAATACAAGACCATTCCTCCTAAATTTCCTTCTGAGGAGATGGATTATTATAATAAAGCCCTTTTAGATTATTATAAAGTCCTTGATTTAGACCCCTCTTATATTTTAGCTTATCAAGGAATGGGAAATTTATTTTATAGGCATGGAGATTGGGATTTAGCAACTAAAGCATATAATAAGGCACTTAGTCATAAAGATGAGATATTAAAAAAAGTAGGAGAAGAAGGTTTAGCTGGTGTATATAATAGCAGGGGAAGAAATTATTTAGCTGCAGGGAAACTTGAAGAGGCAATCTCTGATTTTACAAAGGCAATTGAATACTACAAAAAAGGAGCAAATAAAGAGGTAGGATTAAGTAAAAATATTACCAATGCCCTTGCCCATAGAACAGTTGCAGCTTGGGAATTAGGGAAATGGGAAGATACTATTAAATATGCTGATGAAACAATTAAGGTAAAGGAAAGCAATCCTAAAAGATATGGGAAGGCTACATTTTATTATTTTACTAAAGGAAGGTGCTATTATAAGCTTGGTAAGTATGATGAAGCAATTCTTAATCTTAAAAAGGCGTTAAGTGAGTCAAAATATGGGATGGATGCAGAGGCAAGATTATGGTTAGGCAGAGTATATAAGAAGAAAGGCGATAAAAGAAAGGCAAAAGAAAAAATAGATGAGGCCTTAGAATTGTATAATAAAAAAATTAAAGAGGCAGATGAATATAGCATTCATAAATTATATCTTAAAAGAGGATTGTGCTATTTGGAGCTTGATGAGTATGATAAGGCAATCTCTGACTTTAAAGAGACAATAAAAAGAAGAGTATTTTCAGACAGACCAGTTAATCATACAAATTATTATTTAGATGCCCATAAATATATTGGCATTGCCTATATGAGAGCAGGAAATAGAGATAAGGCAAAAGAATATTTTAAAAAGACAATAGAGTTGGCAAAAGAACGTGGATTTGAAGAGGTAATAAAGGAGACTGAAAAGCTTTTATCTAAATTATATAAAAGGGGGTGAAAATTATGTGTGTTCCAATAAGTGTTCTTACAAAAGGAAAAACTAGTGGTTGCACAGGATTATGTAGGCTTTTGCCTCATATAAGTGCCTTAGCAGCCCTTTTTGCTGGTTTAGTTTGGAACTTTTTGCGTAGGAAAAAGTCAAAGATATTTAAATGAATTGGCTAAATAGACATTTAACTTTGCAGATTGAGCCTACTCGCAGATGCAACTTAAACTGCAAGATATGTATGCGACGGAATTTAAATGAAAGTAATATTCAACTATCTTTAGAGAATTTTAAAAAAGCATTGAATTCTGGAAATTTTCAGCATGTTTGTCTGCATGGATGGGGTGAGCCACTGCTTAATCCTCAGATATTTCAAATGATAGAATATGCTGAATCACAAGGAATTTCTACAGAGCTTACTACTAATGGGACTCTGCTTAAAGAAAACTTAGAAAAAATCTTTGACAGTGGTCTAAGTATTATTGCCCTTGGAATACATAATAAGAAAATTCTTTTATCTATTTTTCCACAAATTAAAGACTTAATAATAAGAAGAAATAAAGAGAGATTGAGGAAACCAAAAATCTATATGGATATTGTTATATACAAAGAAAATCTTAGTCAAATTCTGGATTTAATAAAAATTGCCTCTCAATTAAATATGGATGCAGTAATCTTACACAGGCTATTTAAGATTCACCCCAGTGTGGACTATATTTCTGCTGAAGAAGAAAAAAAATTATTTAAGAAAGCAAAAGAGTTAGCGAAAGAATTAAGGATAAAACTATATCTGCCTCCAAGACCTTCTATACCTTGTATTGCAGTTATATATAGCATTTTTATTACAGTTGAAGGTAAAATTACTCCTTGCCCTTATCTTTTAGAGCTTCACTTAGGAGATGCCTTTAATGATCATGTAAAAGATATATATCTAAAAAAGATTAATTTTATTAAAAATATGAATAAGCACCCTATATGTAACAATAAATGCCCATTAGGTTCCAAAAATGGCAAGTTTTATTGCTGAAGTATTCGTTGTTGTCAGTACTCTGTTATTTTGCCACGGACAAATAACAAGAAAGGAGGTATAGAGAAACCCTAAATTAAAGTCCTAAGAAATATCAAACTGCCATGGATAACAGCTATTGAGGCTGAAAAGTTTTGTTACCATTAGACGAAAAAAGAAAGATTCGGTCTCTTTCCTTCCAGGGCAAAAGATGATAAAAAAGAAGAGCCCTGACTTGGAGAATTTGAAGGACTATAAATAAAATCTCACAAATGGCTTAAGCAAGTCCAGTGGTTTGGACGGTAAAAAATAAAAATTATGAGGTGTAAAAATGAAATTTAAAATAGTTTTAGAACCGAGTGAAGATGGAGGATATACAGTATATGTTCCCAGTTTACCAGAATGTATAAGTGAAGGAGATACTAAAGAAGAAGCCTTAAAGAATATTAGAGAAGCTATTGAATTATATTTTGAACCGGTAGAAGATGATTTAATACCTTTTGAACAACAAAAGGTAGAAATAGTTGAGTTGAGTATATGAGTAAAGTTCCGAGTTTGAATTATGAAAAAGTAATAAAAGCTCTGCAAAGAGATGGTTGGGATTTTTAAAGTTACTAACGTGGTTCACTTACTATGATTTTTTGGGCTACACCCCAGCCAAGGACAAGCCTTGTATCCTTTATTGATATAAGCACAGGGCCTGGGCGTGAATTACTAAGCACCTTTATAGTAATCCCTGGAATGAGTCCTAAACTAAAGAGTCTTGACTGTAACCCCCTGCCTGCATTTATGGCCACTACTGTCACTTCCTTATTTTTATCTACCATACTGAGCGGGATTAAGCCATTCATTTTCCACCTTTAACTATTTACATTTGTTAATGCTAAAATCTTAATTCAAAAATCAAATTTTGTCAAATCTCTTGACAAGAAAAAAAACTTATGATAAGTGATTTAATTAAGCTAAATTATTTAATTTAGTTAATTTATGAAAGTAACATTATTAGATGAGATAAAGCCTGGTCAAGAATGTCGTATTATAAGAGTAAATATAGGTGGTGCTACAGGGCAGCGCCTAATGGACATGGGCTTTATACCTGGGACAAAGGTAAAGGTAGTGCGTAATGCACCACTTATAGATCCAGTTGAATTTGTTGTTAGAGGATATCATGTTAGCCTCCGTCATTCAGAGGCTAAATGTATTGAGGTGGAGCCATTATGAAAAAGGGAAAAATTATAGTAGCAGTTGCAGGTCAGCCAAATTCTGGTAAGTCCACTATTTTTAACCTGCTTACTGGGGCTAGAC of Candidatus Desulfofervidus auxilii contains these proteins:
- a CDS encoding TonB-dependent receptor, with amino-acid sequence MLLKPILLYSQTKEKIVITEKDIKEMKVHSVVDLLNQIPGVRATKNSVNIRGFGSKEVLVLLDGRPLNDPYSRSVNLEGISINDIEKIVIEKGSGALKYGANVTGGVILIFTKEVKKKTTAHMDVSYGRFNTLRGEFNLRCPLKIIDVLFSLNGTRTDGFRKNGWGRNFGTAIKLKRNKFTLSTQYATLDEGYPGRIYSPTPRAKSKRDDLGIVFLANFDNLKSRSYFDYFYKSHKNPDISLDKNMTCYVLGQSLQITSPFNAGIDSSLNIVKGKDIKSHREGNFALYRSKDGSFLGINFGLGLRADWHSEFGLRIDPQFKLSGRFLPIEFELFINRSHNYPTFYQRFYETTFIKGNPDLDMEKAWNYKLCLSSKINKLFQPSLTFFYSDIKDRITAIKGNDGIIRYKNLGSTSKKGIETTINSEIFSFLSFNVSYLFLIAKDERTDKLLPYQAKHQIQSNLYLKLTPDLTVTFHGYYVSRRFCKPEEKEPLSPYFVLDAKIAFKLKDWEAYIEIDNLLDRYYEPHDGYPAPGITYTFGIVREF
- a CDS encoding ferrous iron transport protein A encodes the protein MNGLIPLSMVDKNKEVTVVAINAGRGLQSRLFSLGLIPGITIKVLSNSRPGPVLISIKDTRLVLGWGVAQKIIVSEPR
- a CDS encoding tetratricopeptide repeat protein, giving the protein MGNKKRNIISIILVVLISLVIVSMVKTLRVVKYERLGLREYEKGNYKQAIEYFSKAIEYNPNDAFLYNNRGLAYYNLQQYDKAIADYTKAIEIKPNFADAYYNRGLAYFRKGSSYNLEPRKKAISDFTKAIELRPDFVDAYYNRALAYTEQIHYHHKYKTIPPKFPSEEMDYYNKALLDYYKVLDLDPSYILAYQGMGNLFYRHGDWDLATKAYNKALSHKDEILKKVGEEGLAGVYNSRGRNYLAAGKLEEAISDFTKAIEYYKKGANKEVGLSKNITNALAHRTVAAWELGKWEDTIKYADETIKVKESNPKRYGKATFYYFTKGRCYYKLGKYDEAILNLKKALSESKYGMDAEARLWLGRVYKKKGDKRKAKEKIDEALELYNKKIKEADEYSIHKLYLKRGLCYLELDEYDKAISDFKETIKRRVFSDRPVNHTNYYLDAHKYIGIAYMRAGNRDKAKEYFKKTIELAKERGFEEVIKETEKLLSKLYKRG
- a CDS encoding radical SAM protein; this encodes MNWLNRHLTLQIEPTRRCNLNCKICMRRNLNESNIQLSLENFKKALNSGNFQHVCLHGWGEPLLNPQIFQMIEYAESQGISTELTTNGTLLKENLEKIFDSGLSIIALGIHNKKILLSIFPQIKDLIIRRNKERLRKPKIYMDIVIYKENLSQILDLIKIASQLNMDAVILHRLFKIHPSVDYISAEEEKKLFKKAKELAKELRIKLYLPPRPSIPCIAVIYSIFITVEGKITPCPYLLELHLGDAFNDHVKDIYLKKINFIKNMNKHPICNNKCPLGSKNGKFYC
- a CDS encoding ferrous iron transport protein A, with protein sequence MKVTLLDEIKPGQECRIIRVNIGGATGQRLMDMGFIPGTKVKVVRNAPLIDPVEFVVRGYHVSLRHSEAKCIEVEPL
- a CDS encoding type II toxin-antitoxin system HicB family antitoxin, yielding MKFKIVLEPSEDGGYTVYVPSLPECISEGDTKEEALKNIREAIELYFEPVEDDLIPFEQQKVEIVELSI